From the genome of Cytophagales bacterium WSM2-2:
TCTCGTTCGATGGTTTTGAAATATTTACAATATTGAAATCATTACTGCCAATTGTTTCCGCAATGCTGACAGGATTGAGATCAATGCTGACAGGATTGAGATCAATGTTGACAGTATTGAGATCAATGTGGCCAGTATTGAATAGGTTTCCTTATAACAGTTGTCTGCTTGGCAGTTTCTATGCCGCAGGATAAGTAAGTAATACTAAAGAATAAATTACTATAAAAATGATTTGGAGCATTCCATATCCTTGTGCTTCATAAAAACAAAAACCTAACCTAAAAAATATGAAGGCAATACCTGTCCTGAATTTAGATTTTTACAACAATTCAGAAATCCTTACTCAAACGGATTTCATTCTTATGTCAATGACAAACAAGGCTGCTTTTTCTTCGCAGGCCTTTATAGATCAAATGACAAAAACGGCAAGCTCCGCTTCAATCTTGCGAAACGCAATGTCTGCTCCGAATACAAAGGAGAAGACAAGTACGGTGAAAGCAGCTCGTGACGGACTAGACCATGAACTTACGGTGCTGGCATCTATGGTAGAAGCTGCAGCCAACGACCCGGCGGTAAGAGACGACCAGCGTGTGCCTATCGTGCAGTCGGCCGGTATGGATGTGAAGAGCAAAGGTGGTGGCAAAAGTAAACTTCAGTTTGCCGTTGCCCAGGGTGGCTCTTCTGGCAGTGTAATTCTCACAGCAGAGGCTGGCGCGAGGGGGCATGAGTGGAGATCTACCCCAGACATCGAAAAATATGAAAACCAAACTCCTCTGGCCACTACTACGCTGTCACGAGTAGAGGTGACGGGACTAACTGTTGGTATAAAAATGGCATTTTTTCACAGGCCTATTATCCCAGGTAAAAACACCGACTGGGAAGGACCGATCATCTTTGAAATCAAATAGTAATAAGTACAAATAAGATATGACGTACTGAGGCACTCGGGTACTAATCAAAGCTAAGAGGTACGAAGTATAGCTATTGCCAGTAGTGATTTGGTCCCGATAGCTATCGGGATTTGTGATGTGTGAATAGAGGCATGCCCGAAAGGGTGTGCTTCTTTTGTTTTGTTAAGAAGGGCACATAAAGAAATTAAGGGCGGTAAAATTGAGCTATGGAATTTGTGGATTTTGAATTGTAAAACAGACCTGATTTTATATTGCATCAAAAGGTACAAACCCATTTTTGATAGCATATAAAACAAGACCTACCCGGCTCTTCACCGCTAATTTCTCAAACAACGAATTGCGGTAGCCATCAATTGTTTTAGGGCTGAGGCACATTCGGTCAGCGATTTCGGCATAAGTCATTTCGCTGCAGGCAAGGTTCAGAAATTGTTTCTCCTGGTCATTGATGAGATCCGTGGCAATTGACTTTCGGGATTCTGCCTGCGGCTGCTGCAAAGAGTGTATAAGCTTGCCCGTGATAAAATCTGTATAGTAATAGCCTTTGTTAAATACCGCAATTAGCGCTTCGTTCAATTCTTTAGGCTCAACATCCTTGCAGATGTAGCCTTTGACTCCCAGTTTAAGCATCCGCACAATGATCTCTTCCTTTTCGACCATACTCACAATCAAAATTTTCACGGAGGGATAATTTTCCGTTAACCAAAGTACACTTGCAAATCCATCCATTCCCGGCATGTTGACATCCATCAGGATAATGTCAGGAAGATCACTGCTATTGATTTTCTGCTGGAGGTCTGTTCCGTTATCCGCTTCAAAAAGAATAGAACAGTCTTCATTTACCATTTTGATAAGACTGATCAGGCCTTTTCTGAAAAGACGATGATCATCTACAATGGCTAGCTTAATGGAGTTCTTGCTTGTCATAAGAAATCAATCGGAAGCTGAATTTGAACCTGTGTTCCGTTTCCTTCTGAGCTTTGTATGGAAAGATGAGCATTGATCAACTTGGCCCTGTTTTGCAGATTAAGCAAACCGGAACCTCCGCTTCTTAGTTTCTCATCGGGATTAAAGCCCATACCGTCATCACTTATGGCTAATGTAAATATTTTTTCACTGACCCTGAGCAAAACACGGATACGTTGTGCCCCGCTGTGCTTGACAATGTTATTGATCAACTCCTGAGCCATGCGGTAAAGTATGATCGTAGTATCGTTGCCGGGATTGAATGCCTCGCCTTCGATGTCAATATAAGCTGAGAAGCTTCCGATTTTGTTTAGTCGCTCAACTTCTTCCTTCAATACCTTGATGAGGCCTAAGTGGACAACCCGATCACTATTAAGACTTACAGACAGTGATTTGATGTCGGCAATCAACTTTCGGGTCAGCTCCTTAGTATCCTCAATTTTTAGAGCTGTGGCATCGCGGTCGTCCAGTTGCAGTGTAGTTAAGTTGATTTTGATAAGACTTGCAATCTGCCCCAGATTGTCATGAAGTTCATATGCGATATGCCGCATGGTTTGCTCCTTTATCTCAAGTTTAGCTTTGACCAATTCCTGTTTGTACAGGATTTTTTTTTTATTTTGAACAACACTGATATAGACAATGAAGCAGGTCAGCAGGAAGAACGCGAAGGTGGCTATGATAACTATATAGTAGAGCTTTTCAA
Proteins encoded in this window:
- a CDS encoding DNA-binding response regulator; amino-acid sequence: MTSKNSIKLAIVDDHRLFRKGLISLIKMVNEDCSILFEADNGTDLQQKINSSDLPDIILMDVNMPGMDGFASVLWLTENYPSVKILIVSMVEKEEIIVRMLKLGVKGYICKDVEPKELNEALIAVFNKGYYYTDFITGKLIHSLQQPQAESRKSIATDLINDQEKQFLNLACSEMTYAEIADRMCLSPKTIDGYRNSLFEKLAVKSRVGLVLYAIKNGFVPFDAI